The following proteins come from a genomic window of Candidatus Zixiibacteriota bacterium:
- a CDS encoding peptidylprolyl isomerase: protein MRKRPVHNGTRMISLVRYLQLMLPVLLLVSSSAYAQRETVDKIVAVVGDQVILASELAGQIQFTALQTGRQPRSESEVEELQNEVLDQMISDQLFLIAARLDTTINVRNEEVEMALDERVATISKNFPTEQAFLDALAAEEITLRELRKRFKSEVKNQILKQRFIQKKLSSVSISRHEVEKFYGEFRDSIPAQPEAARLAHVLLSIQPSTDVEDSVMQRATQLRQEILDGADFADISRQHSSLGAGAEGGDLGWISREDVVEEFARAAFQLQEGDISGVVRSPFGYHVIKCEGKRDDKLKLRHLLLAVTPSAGDTIRVLDLADSLVQSLREGASFEETAKIFSADNETRTQGGELGWFALGNLPPEFAAAVAGWNTPGEYRGPITTQYGVHLFKLLEYQAEKEYTLDDDFDSLKELARQDKTGRLVDKWIGQIKAETHIENRLDN, encoded by the coding sequence ATGAGGAAGAGACCGGTTCATAACGGCACTCGAATGATCAGTTTGGTGAGATACCTGCAACTGATGTTGCCGGTCTTGCTGTTGGTGTCTTCATCAGCCTATGCTCAGCGTGAGACGGTCGACAAAATAGTCGCGGTAGTAGGCGATCAGGTCATTTTGGCTTCAGAGCTGGCCGGGCAGATTCAATTCACCGCCCTTCAGACAGGTCGTCAGCCTCGATCTGAAAGCGAGGTGGAGGAGCTCCAGAACGAAGTGCTGGATCAGATGATCTCCGACCAGCTTTTTCTGATAGCCGCCCGCCTGGACACAACTATCAATGTACGCAATGAAGAAGTCGAAATGGCGCTGGACGAACGGGTGGCCACTATATCGAAAAATTTCCCTACCGAACAGGCTTTTCTCGACGCTTTGGCGGCCGAAGAGATCACTCTGCGGGAATTACGCAAGCGATTCAAGAGCGAAGTCAAGAACCAGATTCTCAAACAGCGTTTCATTCAAAAGAAGCTGTCGTCGGTCTCCATCTCTCGGCACGAGGTGGAGAAGTTCTATGGCGAGTTTAGGGATTCAATTCCGGCCCAACCGGAGGCAGCCAGGCTGGCCCATGTCCTGTTGAGTATCCAGCCGTCGACCGATGTCGAAGATTCAGTCATGCAAAGAGCCACACAACTGAGGCAGGAGATACTGGACGGCGCCGATTTCGCCGACATCTCCCGCCAACATTCCTCGCTGGGCGCCGGCGCCGAAGGCGGCGATCTCGGATGGATATCTCGTGAGGATGTCGTGGAAGAGTTCGCTCGTGCCGCCTTCCAGTTGCAGGAAGGTGATATCTCAGGCGTTGTGCGCTCACCCTTTGGCTATCACGTCATCAAGTGTGAAGGCAAGCGTGATGACAAGCTCAAGCTCAGGCACCTTTTGCTGGCCGTAACGCCATCGGCCGGGGATACCATCCGAGTACTTGACTTGGCCGATTCATTGGTGCAGTCGCTACGTGAGGGAGCCTCGTTTGAGGAGACAGCCAAGATATTCTCGGCCGACAATGAAACGCGCACCCAGGGGGGTGAACTGGGTTGGTTTGCATTGGGCAATCTACCGCCGGAGTTTGCAGCCGCCGTGGCTGGGTGGAACACGCCGGGCGAATACCGTGGACCGATTACAACCCAGTATGGCGTGCATCTGTTCAAGCTTCTGGAATACCAAGCCGAGAAAGAGTACACACTGGACGATGATTTTGATTCCCTCAAAGAACTGGCCCGGCAGGATAAAACCGGACGGTTGGTCGACAAGTGGATCGGTCAGATCAAAGCTGAGACTCATATCGAAAACAGGCTGGACAACTGA
- a CDS encoding S4 domain-containing protein: MRLDDYLSTVGMIKRRTVAKELAQKGLVHVNERRAKPAYQIKLNDIIAIRGTHPVTVEVVGIPTGSVPKERREEFFRILPTEQ; encoded by the coding sequence ATGCGCCTGGATGACTACCTCTCGACTGTCGGCATGATAAAGCGGCGCACCGTTGCCAAAGAACTAGCCCAGAAAGGGCTGGTTCATGTCAACGAGCGGCGAGCCAAACCGGCCTACCAGATCAAACTTAACGATATCATTGCAATCCGGGGCACCCATCCGGTAACGGTCGAGGTGGTCGGTATTCCCACCGGATCGGTACCCAAAGAACGTCGCGAAGAGTTTTTCCGTATTCTACCCACCGAGCAATAG
- a CDS encoding 4Fe-4S binding protein: MAVRKIIVIDEEKCDGCGDCVAACHEGAIKIIDGKARLISDTYCDGLGDCLSECHVGAIKIIEREAADFDEAAVAEHLARQKMAMPVAGPSGGCPGSAMRQFDGPPKAAGAPVAATPGGSQPEDPSLLSHWPIQLMLVPPGAPFLQGADLVICADCVPFTVPDFHARYLNGRAVLVGCPKLDDLNFYFDKLQAIFAQAKPSRITVLRMEVPCCGGIADATLRARENSAPQALLEVHTIGVRGGIHEQTVAVRPQES, encoded by the coding sequence ATGGCGGTCCGTAAGATCATAGTAATAGACGAAGAGAAGTGCGACGGTTGCGGCGACTGTGTAGCTGCCTGCCACGAAGGAGCTATCAAGATCATTGACGGTAAAGCCAGGCTGATCTCTGACACATATTGTGACGGCCTGGGTGACTGTTTGAGTGAGTGTCATGTCGGCGCCATTAAAATCATAGAACGTGAAGCAGCTGACTTCGATGAGGCAGCCGTAGCCGAACATCTGGCCCGCCAGAAGATGGCCATGCCGGTAGCCGGACCCTCGGGCGGCTGCCCCGGTTCAGCCATGCGACAGTTTGATGGACCTCCGAAAGCAGCCGGTGCTCCGGTAGCGGCTACGCCGGGTGGATCACAGCCTGAGGACCCGTCGCTTCTGAGTCATTGGCCCATCCAACTGATGTTGGTGCCGCCGGGCGCACCCTTCTTGCAGGGCGCCGACCTGGTCATCTGTGCCGACTGTGTGCCGTTCACCGTACCTGACTTTCATGCTCGGTACCTGAACGGTCGTGCTGTGTTGGTAGGTTGTCCCAAGCTGGATGATTTGAACTTTTACTTCGACAAACTGCAAGCTATTTTTGCTCAGGCCAAGCCGAGTCGTATCACTGTGCTGCGGATGGAAGTTCCTTGCTGTGGAGGGATCGCCGATGCCACTTTGAGGGCGCGTGAGAATTCGGCCCCGCAAGCGCTTTTGGAAGTGCACACGATAGGTGTCCGTGGAGGTATCCACGAGCAGACGGTCGCGGTCCGGCCACAGGAGAGTTGA
- a CDS encoding 4Fe-4S binding protein gives MSDQNGVTHAGRKEDQSVPNGLEAPIGRYRLAVQVAFVLICVWIGVEFHYFVKYLESGGAATFVNRPPGAEAFLPISSLMSLYYYFLTGVIHWAHPAGVFILIAIIVGSLVFGKSFCSWICPVGLLSESLGDWSKKLFGRQMKLPRWLDYPLRSLKYLLLAFFVYAIFFLMTAASLKTFLDSPYNQVADIKMYYFFADISAFVWWTLVVLFVLSFFVRNFWCRYLCPYGALLGSLSLLRPFKIRRNVQSCIDCAKCAVVCPSSIKVDKVVAVNSDECTTCLSCLDVCPVPQTLELKATPQRFNVSKKTVAVGVVAIYLLVCALGWISGNWQNRITADEYLIHQKYLHSYGHPTGTNEIDKLNQQSKDQGSSNQNTNDGR, from the coding sequence GTGAGCGACCAAAACGGGGTAACTCACGCCGGGCGAAAAGAAGATCAGAGTGTTCCCAACGGGTTGGAAGCACCCATCGGCCGGTATCGGTTGGCCGTTCAGGTGGCATTTGTGTTGATCTGCGTGTGGATCGGCGTTGAGTTTCATTATTTCGTCAAGTACCTGGAAAGCGGCGGCGCTGCGACCTTCGTGAACCGGCCGCCGGGCGCGGAAGCGTTTCTGCCGATCAGCTCGTTGATGAGTCTCTACTATTATTTTCTGACCGGTGTTATCCACTGGGCCCACCCGGCCGGAGTTTTCATTTTGATTGCGATAATCGTCGGGTCGTTGGTTTTCGGCAAGTCATTCTGTTCGTGGATTTGTCCGGTCGGCTTGCTTTCGGAGTCATTGGGCGACTGGTCCAAAAAACTGTTCGGCCGCCAAATGAAACTTCCGCGCTGGCTTGACTACCCACTGCGCAGTCTCAAGTATCTACTACTGGCTTTTTTCGTCTATGCTATCTTTTTTCTCATGACCGCCGCCTCGCTTAAGACTTTTCTGGACAGTCCGTACAACCAGGTTGCCGACATCAAGATGTACTACTTCTTTGCAGATATCTCCGCCTTTGTTTGGTGGACCTTGGTCGTGTTGTTCGTGCTTTCGTTCTTCGTTCGCAACTTTTGGTGTCGCTATCTCTGTCCCTACGGTGCTCTGTTGGGATCGCTTTCGCTGCTGCGTCCGTTCAAGATTCGCCGCAACGTTCAGTCGTGCATCGATTGCGCCAAGTGTGCCGTCGTCTGTCCGTCGAGTATCAAAGTAGATAAAGTTGTGGCAGTGAATTCCGACGAATGCACAACCTGCCTGAGTTGTCTCGACGTTTGCCCGGTTCCACAGACGCTCGAACTAAAAGCAACGCCGCAACGTTTCAACGTCTCGAAAAAAACCGTTGCCGTTGGGGTGGTGGCAATCTATCTCCTGGTTTGTGCTCTCGGTTGGATCAGCGGCAACTGGCAGAACAGGATCACAGCGGATGAATACCTGATCCATCAGAAATATCTCCACAGCTACGGGCATCCCACCGGCACGAACGAGATAGACAAACTCAACCAACAGTCGAAGGACCAGGGTAGCAGCAACCAAAATACTAATGACGGACGGTAG
- a CDS encoding DUF438 domain-containing protein has product MSELIDNTNRRRDLLKHLILQLHNGEAPEAVKKQLVRLLGEVPYDDVVAAEQELIAEGLPTEEVLKLCDIHSDVLKGQIDRSDAAEVPPGHPVHTFQQENRALEGELALLDKLCESIAEATSADEVPALMLQVQVRINALADVEKHYQRKENLLFPFLEKHGITGPPTVMWGKHDETRALLKTAIEAIRQTADINADEAKVVVETIVRPAASSIAEMVFKEEEILLPMSMDTLTESEWGQVQAQSLSIGYCLFDPSDEWRPRTEVSSTTAEATPTSTDPDDRIQLPSGSLNPAELHAILSNIPFDLTFVDNDDTVRYFTQGRERIFQRNRAILGRKVQMCHPPKSVHMVEKIIDDFKSGAQDRAAFWITLGERFVHIEYFALRDNSGAYLGTLEVSQDLTEKRALSGEQRLLNYGSPGQ; this is encoded by the coding sequence ATGAGCGAACTGATAGACAATACCAACCGGCGACGCGACCTGCTAAAACATCTGATCCTGCAACTGCACAATGGAGAGGCCCCCGAAGCGGTCAAGAAGCAGCTGGTCCGGTTGTTGGGCGAGGTGCCTTACGACGATGTGGTAGCCGCCGAGCAGGAGTTGATTGCCGAGGGACTGCCGACTGAAGAAGTATTGAAACTGTGCGATATTCACTCCGACGTCCTGAAAGGTCAGATAGATCGTTCCGATGCCGCCGAAGTGCCGCCCGGCCATCCGGTGCACACTTTCCAGCAGGAGAACCGCGCCTTGGAAGGAGAGCTGGCCCTGTTGGATAAACTCTGTGAGTCGATAGCCGAAGCCACTTCTGCCGATGAAGTGCCTGCGCTGATGCTTCAGGTTCAGGTGCGGATTAACGCCCTGGCTGATGTGGAGAAGCACTATCAGCGCAAAGAGAATCTGCTTTTTCCCTTTCTCGAAAAACATGGGATCACCGGTCCACCCACCGTGATGTGGGGTAAGCATGACGAGACGCGGGCATTGCTCAAAACGGCGATTGAAGCTATACGACAAACTGCGGATATCAATGCAGATGAAGCAAAAGTAGTTGTTGAGACAATCGTCAGGCCGGCGGCTTCGTCGATTGCCGAGATGGTATTCAAGGAAGAAGAGATTCTGCTTCCCATGTCCATGGATACTCTCACCGAATCGGAATGGGGTCAGGTGCAGGCTCAGAGCTTGTCCATCGGCTATTGTCTCTTCGATCCCAGCGACGAATGGCGCCCGAGAACCGAAGTGTCTTCGACAACCGCCGAAGCGACACCAACAAGTACGGACCCGGACGATCGTATCCAACTACCTTCCGGTTCGCTCAATCCTGCCGAACTCCATGCAATCCTCAGCAACATCCCGTTTGATCTGACTTTCGTCGACAATGATGACACCGTGCGCTATTTCACGCAGGGGCGGGAACGGATATTCCAGCGCAATCGGGCCATCCTGGGCCGCAAGGTGCAGATGTGTCATCCGCCCAAGTCTGTTCACATGGTGGAGAAGATTATTGACGACTTCAAAAGCGGAGCACAGGATCGGGCCGCCTTCTGGATCACGCTTGGTGAACGATTCGTGCATATTGAATACTTCGCACTGCGAGACAACAGTGGCGCCTATCTCGGCACACTGGAAGTCAGTCAGGACCTCACCGAAAAACGTGCCCTCAGCGGTGAGCAACGACTGCTAAACTACGGCAGTCCCGGCCAATGA
- a CDS encoding DUF1858 domain-containing protein: MNRPTGPAITPEMKVADLLKEYPDLEETLYDIAPAFAKLRSPILRRTVAKATSLRQAAKVAGVDLSEMIGRLRQAAGQARDLVDSIEVDSPTSKPEWVDPSKVSKTFDACALIEAGEQPVAQVLADLGQLATDGVYELITPFEPVPLIDLARTKAFDVWSAGVQEGTVRTYFRRR; the protein is encoded by the coding sequence ATGAATCGTCCGACCGGTCCGGCTATCACTCCGGAGATGAAGGTGGCCGACCTGCTCAAAGAGTATCCGGACCTTGAAGAAACTCTCTACGACATAGCCCCCGCCTTCGCAAAACTTCGTAGTCCTATCCTGCGTCGAACCGTGGCCAAAGCAACTTCCCTCAGGCAGGCGGCCAAAGTGGCCGGGGTCGACTTGTCGGAGATGATTGGTCGATTGCGCCAAGCGGCGGGACAGGCGCGCGATTTGGTCGACTCAATCGAAGTCGATTCGCCGACCTCAAAGCCTGAGTGGGTGGACCCATCGAAAGTATCCAAGACCTTCGACGCATGCGCTTTAATAGAAGCCGGTGAACAACCGGTGGCGCAAGTTCTGGCTGATCTGGGACAGCTAGCGACTGATGGCGTTTACGAACTGATCACACCGTTCGAACCGGTGCCGCTGATTGATTTGGCCAGAACAAAAGCATTCGATGTCTGGTCGGCAGGGGTACAGGAGGGCACGGTACGAACCTATTTCAGGCGCCGATAA
- a CDS encoding bacteriohemerythrin: MAAIEWQEKYDTGNDRLDEQLRKFVELINELHTKVPDGNITNETSQPLTDLSKFAREHFEDEEALMQQIDFPDYIAHKGEHTALRQWFVKMIFDVKGGKKLTTDELGSYLGKWLIDHILKEDKRVGQAAVSKMS, encoded by the coding sequence ATGGCGGCGATTGAATGGCAGGAAAAGTACGATACCGGAAACGATCGGCTCGATGAGCAACTTCGCAAATTTGTCGAGCTTATCAACGAGTTGCATACTAAGGTTCCGGATGGAAATATCACCAACGAAACGTCCCAACCTTTGACCGATCTCTCGAAATTTGCCCGCGAGCATTTCGAGGACGAAGAAGCGTTGATGCAACAGATCGATTTCCCGGATTATATCGCGCATAAAGGGGAGCACACCGCCCTGCGCCAGTGGTTTGTCAAAATGATTTTCGATGTTAAAGGTGGCAAGAAGCTAACTACAGACGAGCTGGGGTCATACTTGGGCAAATGGTTGATCGATCATATCCTCAAAGAGGACAAACGGGTTGGTCAGGCCGCTGTTTCCAAGATGAGCTGA
- the mtaB gene encoding tRNA (N(6)-L-threonylcarbamoyladenosine(37)-C(2))-methylthiotransferase MtaB — MKSKATKTIAFQTVGCRLNQYETEKMAAGLAPFGFERVAHGQPADLYIINTCTVTHRADKDSRYLVRRAKRENPDCRVVLVGCYVETDPAGIAALNGVDVVVGNREKDQLPQILPEKLPGLFDNGGEAAKAGVLTEFHQRNRAWIKISDGCNQVCTFCLVTIVRGELTCRPAEEIVAEINELVAGGYNEVVLTGVNIGYYNDNKVDPPIRNLSELCARILQNTELYRMRLSSIEPQTVTDDLVRLCSEQSKRICRHFHLPLQSGSSRLLKLMRRPYDRERFLEKAAQIRQAIPNVIIGADVIVGFPSETEEDFADSCSITESGLVDYLHVFSYSDRPGTPAAAMTPKVKPQAIKERSEILTQMSDGMLRKAYQRQVGQRLEAISEHRGSPGECFGISDNYVKVKLPDQLAGGRHIVKLDITESHGEFVSGELL; from the coding sequence GTGAAAAGTAAAGCGACAAAAACAATTGCCTTCCAGACGGTTGGCTGTCGGCTGAATCAGTACGAAACTGAAAAAATGGCCGCCGGTCTGGCGCCGTTCGGATTCGAGCGCGTTGCGCACGGGCAACCGGCTGATCTGTACATTATAAATACCTGCACGGTCACTCACCGCGCCGACAAGGATTCGCGCTACCTGGTGCGCCGGGCCAAACGGGAGAATCCCGATTGCCGAGTGGTGTTGGTGGGTTGTTATGTCGAGACCGATCCGGCGGGAATCGCGGCCCTGAACGGAGTCGATGTGGTTGTGGGCAATCGTGAAAAGGACCAACTGCCCCAGATTCTGCCGGAAAAGCTGCCCGGCCTGTTTGACAACGGGGGAGAGGCGGCCAAAGCCGGCGTACTCACTGAATTTCATCAGCGCAACCGGGCCTGGATCAAGATTTCCGATGGCTGCAACCAGGTCTGTACCTTCTGTCTGGTCACAATCGTTCGCGGGGAGCTCACTTGTCGCCCGGCTGAGGAAATTGTAGCCGAAATCAATGAACTGGTGGCCGGCGGCTACAATGAGGTAGTTCTGACCGGGGTCAATATCGGCTACTATAATGACAACAAAGTCGACCCGCCGATCAGAAACCTCTCGGAGTTGTGCGCCAGAATCCTGCAAAATACCGAACTGTACCGCATGCGCCTTTCATCGATCGAGCCGCAGACCGTCACCGACGACCTGGTTCGCCTCTGCTCGGAACAGTCCAAGCGAATCTGCCGGCATTTCCACCTTCCTTTGCAGTCCGGCTCTTCACGCTTGTTGAAGCTGATGCGCAGACCCTACGACCGGGAGCGCTTTCTGGAAAAGGCGGCTCAGATAAGACAGGCCATCCCCAATGTGATTATCGGCGCCGACGTTATCGTCGGATTTCCGAGCGAGACAGAAGAGGATTTCGCCGATAGCTGCTCCATAACGGAGAGTGGCTTGGTCGATTACCTGCATGTTTTCAGCTATTCCGACCGTCCCGGCACACCGGCAGCAGCTATGACTCCCAAAGTCAAGCCTCAAGCAATCAAAGAGCGCAGTGAAATACTGACACAGATGTCCGATGGAATGCTGCGAAAAGCGTACCAGCGCCAGGTTGGTCAGAGGCTCGAAGCGATTTCAGAGCACAGAGGTTCTCCCGGCGAGTGCTTTGGAATATCGGACAACTATGTCAAAGTAAAACTGCCGGACCAGTTGGCCGGTGGACGCCACATTGTAAAGCTCGATATCACTGAATCGCATGGCGAGTTCGTCTCGGGCGAACTGTTGTAA
- a CDS encoding flagellar hook-length control protein FliK, protein MINPNDMNIDFLLGLGAGPDGSTTVGKTDVENSGPLFAEMLNEMLMSYPGASNRPVVVSERPEGSDFAGQLERLTNPTANDPKQPVAFQNQDLERPPVMHDQNRSVDTAPRPITNALLPALNTDGQAGVTITDKLELAVTPTAANPQAVVEDNVVAFNKAIRTELPVNDLPIQHSVVRMNLAVPTNLETGRYEVIESSRTDGTIQMKLVDPTDRGSVIQVSLPSDQLVPAAVGSDAEQSSSRGSIERVDLKALPRQTTNMERLFSQLNLKHIEVNTVKSENDSIGEQLTIKLSGVKNADVDFHLRTKLPQDQVKAVKVELQPTPEVKTNGRIQQVASTTRATNQPTTQTPGAAQGMAGDYDSPDELLTAVRQQPSPGPKQTTGQNAVESSQPRLVRAAVTPFVMPTPSPKIRKPDIQHRSGRVVGSDNPRSHVASTPPVAATIENEQLLTTFSQSLKQGQVTADKMVKNIVKQTTAGFDVSTFNNEFDAVDPLNGSGGVHTDTKIDSKEVTTRNVRFSLPEDLASKLKPNGQSVMIRIQPDNLGPARLSLRMHLDKLSARITVETVEIKAVVEQSLDRLTQQLVKSGIDIEKIEVALDGRQSGEQLSERHPHWRRQTRENHVEENNLTESNEVSPPAAVSTTAPAYVGSGGLNVLA, encoded by the coding sequence ATGATAAACCCGAACGACATGAACATTGATTTCCTGCTCGGGCTTGGCGCCGGCCCGGATGGTTCCACCACTGTCGGTAAGACCGATGTGGAAAACAGCGGCCCGCTGTTTGCGGAAATGCTGAATGAGATGTTGATGTCGTATCCCGGTGCAAGCAATCGCCCGGTGGTCGTGTCCGAGAGGCCCGAAGGTTCGGATTTCGCCGGGCAGCTTGAACGACTGACCAACCCGACCGCGAATGATCCGAAACAGCCAGTGGCTTTTCAAAACCAGGACCTTGAACGTCCGCCGGTGATGCACGATCAAAATCGTTCCGTGGATACAGCGCCGAGACCGATCACCAACGCCCTCTTACCGGCCCTGAATACCGACGGGCAAGCGGGCGTTACGATCACAGATAAGCTCGAGTTGGCTGTTACGCCAACAGCCGCGAATCCACAGGCCGTCGTTGAGGATAACGTGGTTGCGTTCAACAAAGCGATACGGACAGAACTACCGGTGAACGATCTTCCGATTCAACATTCGGTTGTGCGAATGAACCTTGCTGTCCCGACCAATCTTGAGACGGGGCGCTACGAAGTGATCGAATCAAGCCGAACCGACGGAACTATCCAAATGAAGCTGGTCGATCCCACCGATCGCGGATCGGTAATCCAGGTATCGCTACCATCAGATCAATTGGTACCCGCAGCGGTCGGATCAGATGCCGAACAATCGAGTTCGCGGGGGAGCATTGAGCGGGTTGACCTCAAGGCCCTGCCCAGGCAGACGACCAACATGGAACGTTTGTTCTCGCAGCTTAATCTCAAACATATCGAAGTAAACACGGTGAAATCCGAAAACGATTCCATCGGTGAGCAGTTGACCATCAAGTTGTCCGGTGTCAAGAACGCCGATGTCGATTTTCACTTGAGAACGAAACTGCCGCAAGATCAAGTCAAGGCCGTCAAAGTAGAGCTTCAACCGACGCCGGAAGTGAAAACGAACGGACGGATACAACAGGTGGCATCCACGACAAGAGCCACAAACCAACCGACGACTCAGACTCCCGGTGCGGCTCAGGGTATGGCAGGCGACTATGACAGTCCCGACGAACTGTTGACGGCAGTTCGACAACAGCCATCGCCCGGTCCCAAACAGACAACCGGCCAAAATGCGGTGGAATCTTCGCAGCCCCGACTGGTTCGGGCTGCCGTGACGCCGTTTGTGATGCCAACGCCTTCCCCGAAGATTCGGAAGCCTGACATTCAACATCGGTCCGGACGTGTGGTTGGTTCCGACAATCCACGCTCCCATGTGGCATCAACGCCACCGGTGGCAGCCACTATTGAAAATGAGCAGCTACTGACGACCTTCAGTCAATCACTGAAACAGGGTCAGGTAACCGCTGATAAGATGGTAAAGAACATCGTTAAACAAACTACCGCCGGATTTGACGTTTCAACCTTCAACAACGAATTCGATGCTGTTGACCCGCTGAACGGTTCCGGCGGTGTCCACACCGATACCAAGATCGACAGCAAAGAGGTTACAACGAGAAACGTCCGGTTCAGTCTGCCGGAGGATCTGGCGTCCAAACTGAAACCGAACGGCCAGAGTGTCATGATCCGAATTCAACCGGATAATCTCGGCCCGGCTCGGTTGTCACTGAGAATGCATCTGGACAAGCTGAGCGCCCGCATCACAGTCGAGACGGTTGAGATTAAGGCGGTGGTTGAACAATCGTTGGATCGTCTCACTCAGCAGCTTGTCAAATCCGGAATAGATATAGAAAAGATCGAAGTCGCTCTGGACGGCCGCCAGTCCGGCGAACAACTGTCCGAGCGTCATCCGCATTGGCGGCGTCAAACACGTGAAAACCACGTTGAAGAGAATAACCTTACAGAATCAAACGAAGTCAGCCCGCCCGCTGCTGTTTCGACAACGGCGCCTGCCTATGTCGGCTCCGGTGGGTTGAACGTGCTGGCTTAG
- a CDS encoding flagellar protein, with protein sequence MAGTTGMRISGYQRPVDLIEIANRAQTVSAEERGRSSFKEMFSQELARSRNIAFSRHAHERLHSRGLALSDEKLNSIAGAIDKADAKGSRETLVLSDDEAFVVSVPNRTVITVFDRDNLREGVVTAIDSAVII encoded by the coding sequence GTGGCTGGCACAACTGGCATGCGTATCAGTGGCTATCAACGCCCGGTCGATCTTATTGAGATCGCCAATCGGGCTCAAACCGTATCGGCTGAGGAGAGGGGTCGATCATCGTTCAAGGAGATGTTTTCGCAGGAGCTGGCCCGCTCGCGGAATATCGCTTTCTCCCGTCACGCCCATGAGCGGTTGCATTCGCGCGGCTTGGCGCTTTCGGATGAAAAACTGAACAGTATCGCCGGCGCTATCGATAAGGCAGACGCCAAGGGATCGCGCGAGACTCTGGTTTTGTCCGATGATGAAGCCTTTGTCGTAAGTGTGCCGAACCGCACCGTGATAACAGTTTTTGATCGTGACAATCTGCGAGAGGGTGTTGTCACGGCGATAGATTCAGCGGTGATAATCTGA